The following nucleotide sequence is from Cellulosilyticum sp. I15G10I2.
ACCTTCTTTTAATAATTCTCGTGTTGTTTTAATCTGATCAACAGCATCACTTTCTTTTTGATCTCTTTCAATATCACTTAAATTATTAATTGCTCCACGGTTATTGGGATCAATATGCAGTGCTTTTAAATACATGTTTTTAGCCTTTGTAATATTATTTTTAAGTTTATAATATTTTGCTAGTCTTGTGCAAGCAGCACAATTGTTACGATCTAGCTTCAAAATCATCATGTTAATCTTATAGGCGTTTTCACCCCAGATATTACGTAAGGCCATTTCACCAGCCTTGGCAGTTAACTTTTGCAAATCCATGTTATTCATCATATACTCCTTTTCGTTATACAAATATAAAAAGAGCGAAAAACTCATAATTAATTGAGTTTTCCGCTCTATAATTCCGAAATTATTCTTAAATAATCGAAGTCAGGCAGTTGAAAATACAATATTATTTTTACATTATATCATATACTAAAAAATAAAGCAATGCAAGAAAATAAATAGCTATTATGGAATATTTTGGATTGGTTTAACTGCCAAAATAAACTTTTATAAAAAAGCCTTTCGCAGGGTAATATAACTTTGGAGGTGATACTATGAAAGTAAAAGATATAATGTCAAAAGAAATTGCAAGCTTATGTACTGACGACTCTATTGAAAAAGCAGCTCAGCTAATGAAGCAGCATGATGTAGGTTCAATACCAGTATGCAGCCAAGAAAAAGTAGTTGGGATTGTAACTGACAGAGATATTGCATTAAGATCCGTAGCAGAAGGTCAGAATTCACAGCAACAAAAAGTTAAAGAAATTATGACCTCTAACCCTGTTGTAGGTAGTCCAGAGATGAATGTTAACGAGGCAGCAAAGATTATGAGTCAGGAACAAATAAGAAGGCTGCCTATTGTCGAAAATAATAACCTTGTAGGTATGGTTGCTTTGGGAGATATTTCGCTTGAACCTCAACTGCAAGATAATGCTGAAGAAGCACTCCACCACATTTCACAACATGGCTGTAGCCATCTATAAAAATTATTCAATTTAAATATAAAATACCTTCATCTTTAAAGCGTTAATAGATGAAGGTATTTTATACTTAACAGCCCGTTTAATGACTGTTTGAAAGAAATTATAATCTTTTCATAGATACAACATCATGAAAAAGGTCTTTTGGATAAAGCATAGAGATGATGGCTGTATGGTCATTTGTTTTATTTTTATTAATCTTAGTGACTATTGCTTCACATATTACCTGACCTTGTCTGTCTACTGCCATCACTTTTTGACTAATACGGGGTAAAGGTAAAAATTCATAAGGGAAAATTATAAGTGATTGGTTTTCGTTATAAGTATAATCTTTGATATAAATTGCTAAACCAGGACATTTAGATAAACAAAGGCTACAGCCTGTACATTGTGTCACATCTATCTTAGGCAAATTTGTAATTGGCTGACCTATTTTAATAGCATTTTTCTTGCATGTTAGTTCGCAAGGGTTACATGGAATTTCTTCTATACATTCAATTACTGCAGTAGGTCCTTTCATAAAGTCGTCATATGAAGGATAGCAGCCTAGACTTCTGAGCTCCTCTAAAGTAGGATAACCTTTGCTTTTAAGATTTAAACTTATCATTTTCTCCACTCCCTATAGTATGCCTCAAACATAATCTCTTTTCCTTGTTTTCTCTTTGCATCCATTGGTCCACTTCGAAGTGCATTAAGTCTTTTTAAAATTTTATTTTTCATTTTTTCATAGCTGCTTTTTGAAGTACAGCCTAAGGCAAAAGCCGCGTGAATACCTGCTAATCTGCCCTCTTCCATAGCGGTACTTGCTTCTTCAATACCACTTATGTCCCCAGCTATATAAATACCTGAAACAGTTGTTTCCAATCTATCATTATGTAAAGGTAAGTGTCCTCCAAGTTCTGGTATATAAGCAAACTTGCAGCCGCTAGTCCAAGCAAGTTCTGTTAAAGGCGTGAAGCCAGTTGCTAGACAAATTAAGTCTATATCTAATGTTTTTTCAGTTCCTGCAATCGGATGCCACTGATGATCTAACTGTACAATCTCTGCCGCTTCTACAAATGAATTGCCTATAGCACGCTTTATGGTATAAGGTCTAAAAAAAGGCACTCCAGCTCTACATATTTTGGCTGTATGAACGCCATAGCCTCCTAATTCTGATGAAGCTTCAAGTATGCCAACTACTTCTGACCCAGCTTGAAGTAACTGGTAAGCAATAATAACACCCACATTTCCAGAACCAACCATTAGAACACGTTTTCCAGGGAGCACTCTATGAATATTCATCATGGTCTGTGCTGCCCCTGCACCCATTACACCCGGCAGTGACCAGCCCGGAAAATAAATAGGCTTTTCAATTGCACCTGCAGCAATAATAACCTTATCTGCTTTTAATTGAATAGCGGACTTTGCTTGCTGAATCATCCAAAGTTCCTTATCCTGATTGATGCCGACAACTTCAGTGTTAAGCCATAACTCTATATTGGAGTTTTCATGTATTTGGTTTAATAAATCCTTTGCGATACGGAATCCTCTTACTCCTGCTTGATGTTCTTTTGAACCAAAGAACTTGTGGATTTGTTTAAAGAGCTGCCCACCAACAGTTCTGTTCTCATCTATCAGTAATACTTTGGCACCTGCTCTTGCAGCTTCTATTGCAGCAGACAAGCCTGCTGGCCCTGCACCTACTACAACCACTTCTTTATGCATCATAAACTTCACTTCTTTCCCATCTTCCAAGTCCCTGCTGGGTTTCTATAATCATACCATCTACTACCGGAGTTATGCATGTGCGTATATTAGGTATCCCATTAACGGTCATGATACAATCTGTACACTTTCCAATAGCACAGAATACACCTCGAGGCCTATGGTGTTTTGGTGTATACCGAAAGACTTTCTTACCGCAAGCCAGCAGTGCTGATGCAATCATTTCGCCTTCATACGCCATATATGTTTTGCCATCTACGATAATTTCTATTTCTTTTTGAGATCTTAATTCTCCTAAAATAGGGTGGCGTTTTATACGGGACAATGCGATCAACCTTTCTCGATGATATATATAATTTACCCATCTACGTTTAAAGATTTCAAGCTGCCTGTCTGAATAGGTCGAACAGGTTCTCTATATGTGGCAGGAGTAGTAGCTTGAGCGTCTCGATGTAGTTTTTGCTGAATGATTTTTTCTACTAATACTCGGCAGGTTCTTCCTTGACAAAGCCCCATGCCAGCCCTTGTAAATCTTTTTACTTCATTTGTAGTCTCAGCCCCTTCTTCAATGGCCTTCTCAATCTCTTCTGCTGTTATTTCTTCACACCTGCAAATGATTTCATTACACACAGTAAACAGCCCCTCTTTATTAGCATTAATAGATAAAAAATTAGTCAAACACTTGCAATCTAAAAGTCATTTCTGCTTGTTTATTTAATTAAGGGGTATCTTCCTGAATCTTTGGGGAGGAAGGAGGCGTTAATAAAGACACTACAATAATGAGAAACACTGAGATAACAAGTGCTGTTAATACTCTGTTTGCCCCCAATGCTGTAATTTGTGTAAGAATAGAACCTGAAACAATTCCAATC
It contains:
- a CDS encoding CBS domain-containing protein — encoded protein: MKVKDIMSKEIASLCTDDSIEKAAQLMKQHDVGSIPVCSQEKVVGIVTDRDIALRSVAEGQNSQQQKVKEIMTSNPVVGSPEMNVNEAAKIMSQEQIRRLPIVENNNLVGMVALGDISLEPQLQDNAEEALHHISQHGCSHL
- a CDS encoding NAD(P)/FAD-dependent oxidoreductase, producing MMHKEVVVVGAGPAGLSAAIEAARAGAKVLLIDENRTVGGQLFKQIHKFFGSKEHQAGVRGFRIAKDLLNQIHENSNIELWLNTEVVGINQDKELWMIQQAKSAIQLKADKVIIAAGAIEKPIYFPGWSLPGVMGAGAAQTMMNIHRVLPGKRVLMVGSGNVGVIIAYQLLQAGSEVVGILEASSELGGYGVHTAKICRAGVPFFRPYTIKRAIGNSFVEAAEIVQLDHQWHPIAGTEKTLDIDLICLATGFTPLTELAWTSGCKFAYIPELGGHLPLHNDRLETTVSGIYIAGDISGIEEASTAMEEGRLAGIHAAFALGCTSKSSYEKMKNKILKRLNALRSGPMDAKRKQGKEIMFEAYYREWRK
- a CDS encoding 4Fe-4S binding protein: MISLNLKSKGYPTLEELRSLGCYPSYDDFMKGPTAVIECIEEIPCNPCELTCKKNAIKIGQPITNLPKIDVTQCTGCSLCLSKCPGLAIYIKDYTYNENQSLIIFPYEFLPLPRISQKVMAVDRQGQVICEAIVTKINKNKTNDHTAIISMLYPKDLFHDVVSMKRL
- a CDS encoding (2Fe-2S)-binding protein, with the translated sequence MSRIKRHPILGELRSQKEIEIIVDGKTYMAYEGEMIASALLACGKKVFRYTPKHHRPRGVFCAIGKCTDCIMTVNGIPNIRTCITPVVDGMIIETQQGLGRWERSEVYDA
- a CDS encoding (2Fe-2S)-binding protein, with product MTNFLSINANKEGLFTVCNEIICRCEEITAEEIEKAIEEGAETTNEVKRFTRAGMGLCQGRTCRVLVEKIIQQKLHRDAQATTPATYREPVRPIQTGSLKSLNVDG
- a CDS encoding tetratricopeptide repeat protein yields the protein MNNMDLQKLTAKAGEMALRNIWGENAYKINMMILKLDRNNCAACTRLAKYYKLKNNITKAKNMYLKALHIDPNNRGAINNLSDIERDQKESDAVDQIKTTRELLKEGQSAIQKGKYNLAAKLFSRAYTIEPLLTHAFSLANAYKQMEKYDSIEELYQKLIDENTVQTDIKTINNEFKSLRLSEECLAK